A genomic window from Populus alba chromosome 19, ASM523922v2, whole genome shotgun sequence includes:
- the LOC118038729 gene encoding serine/threonine-protein kinase TIO-like, whose amino-acid sequence MGVENYHVIEVVGEGSFGKVYKGRRKYTGQTVAMKFIMKHGKSDKDIHNLRQEIEILRKLKHENIIEMLDSFESPQEFCVVTEFAQGELFEVLEDDKSLPEEQVQAIAKQLVRALHYLHSNRIIHRDMKPQNILIGAGSVVKLCDFGFARAMSTNTVVLRSIKGTPLYMAPELVREQPYNHSADLWSLGVILYELFVGQPPFYTNSVYALIRHIVKVNNASPSSCLKLWCMIVEANVIYKISGSS is encoded by the exons atgggaGTTGAGAACTATCACGTGATAGAGGTAGTAGGTGAAGGCTCGTTTGGCAAAGTTTACAAAGGAAGGCGCAAGTACACGGGCCAG ACTGTTGCGatgaaatttattatgaaacatGGGAAAAGCGACAAGGATATTCATAATTTGAGACAGGAAATTGAG ATTCTAAGAAAGCTGAAGcatgaaaatattattgaaatgcTTGATTCCTTTGAAAGCCCACAAGAGTTCTGTGTTGTCACGGAATTTGCACAG GGTGAACTATTTGAGGTACTAGAGGATGACAAGTCCCTTCCTGAAGAACAGGTTCAAGCGATTGCGAAACAGCTG GTTAGAGCACTTCACTATTTGCATTCCAATCGTATCATCCATCGGGACATGAAGCCGCAAAACATACTTATTGGTGCGGGTTCAGTTGTGAAG CTTTGCGATTTTGGCTTCGCACGTGCTATGTCCACAAATACTGTGGTTTTGCGATCCATAAAAG GCACACCACTATACATGGCTCCAGAACTTGTACGAGAGCAACCATACAATCACAGTGCTGATTTATGGTCCCTTGGAGTTATCCT GTATGAATTATTTGTTGGCCAGCCTCCATTTTATACGAATTCAGTTTATGCACTCATCCGTCATATTGTGAAGGTTAATAATGCTTCTCCTAGTTCATGCCTGAAACTATGGTGTATGATAGTGGAAGCTAATGTTATATACAAAATCTCAGGATCCAGT
- the LOC118038707 gene encoding serine/threonine-protein kinase TIO-like gives MLDSFESPQEFCVVTEFAQGELFEVLEDDKSLPEEQVQAIAKQLVRALHYLHSNRIIHRDMKPQNILIGAGSVVKLCDFGFARAMSTNTVVLRSIKGTPLYMAPELVREQPYNHSADLWSLGVILYELFVGQPPFYTNSVYALIRHIVKDPVKYPDDMSLNFKSFLKGLLNKVPQNRLSWPMLLDHPFVKETSEELDGRVMCAATSAPRECDAARRGEENNMQASTGLIASNPGRSNSVAALENCNPPKSHSDADLNCPNAVTGSSSPQEEFPGFASPNDVKQSGNQILDRLESNSLTVKGANIIGQDNEALTIILLPLRKWSKESLHSWRDQDVLTTRQSLRIISNLAAAGATGGLVNEILSELLNFTANVVSLKSSELSDLLAKSFSIIKLQLDNIGSAISTSYFKHWVALAEIFSQIVGGHEENSGSVLLESCACIATMLSAVDDGLKATSLTFEAAPTPVMHEAMKQILDHAKTCGLVENLSLCLATSGSSLVSGSLNMLRAACEACRATWSLIDAVETLFRKENLYLFPLNSLQSHSLPCLDIRDQERSSLVGTDSARIIEAVTRAFLRSKAVQVAIFYCLKQRIEPALSASIQILSRCCLHNAMVPGVLCGLPSSLPVTTVVSGGGDKTILSEIFAILSWCASNKDPETSNLKSKLANSSTVVLNSCLLLAIIAQCLKSTGRNSALFMLTSSPKNQLSRLSIIGHQFSLDDKMKISLQPHCASAMLALASILSLESGASVESSISEIAVPLIPRSATLCEHLKISPVEGNELGPRNMNILSYWHGIRDGCVGLLESRLKWGGPLAVKQLCASGMPLLLIDLLSNNRSITSHQGIDSTKDQVGLSPIGVVWAVSSICHCLSGGAPIFRQILLRSEHVKDITELISDVHLKLVKSWSGPGGGKDGVRDAVNAVIDILAFPFVAVQNTPSLPSATASVNNGFLLNMGSPGGKIFIEDKDMAKAIEEDMGKYLKILLEVGLPGIILRCVEYMELKDLGRPVAFLAKMIGHRPFAIQLIGRGLLNPNMVKRLLDNMSPREVLLDVLMIVSDLARMDEGLGFYEHINGASILEFLKKFLTHEDPNIRAKTCSALGNMCRHSSYFYGSLARSRIISLLIDRCSDPDKRTRKFACFAIGNAAYHNDMLYDELRRSIPQLANLLLSAEEDKTKANAAGALSNLVRNSSKLCDDIVSKGAMQALLKLVADCSAVALNPMRRDAVNESPLKIALFSLAKMCAHLPCRQFLRSSELFPVIGRLRQSPEATIANYATVIIRRVADS, from the exons atgcTTGATTCTTTTGAAAGCCCACAAGAGTTCTGTGTTGTCACGGAATTTGCGCAG GGTGAACTATTTGAGGTACTAGAGGATGACAAGTCCCTTCCTGAAGAACAGGTTCAAGCGATTGCGAAACAGCTG GTTAGAGCACTTCACTATTTGCATTCCAATCGTATCATCCATCGGGACATGAAGCCGCAAAACATACTTATTGGTGCGGGTTCAGTTGTGAAG CTTTGCGATTTTGGCTTCGCTCGTGCTATGTCCACAAATACTGTGGTTTTGCGATCCATAAAAG GCACACCACTATACATGGCTCCAGAACTTGTACGAGAGCAACCATACAATCACAGTGCTGATTTATGGTCCCTTGGAGTTATCCT GTATGAATTATTTGTTGGCCAGCCTCCATTTTATACGAATTCAGTTTATGCACTCATCCGTCATATTGTGAAG GATCCAGTAAAATATCCTGATGACATGAGTCTGAATTTCAAAAGCTTTCTTAAGGGGTTGCTCAACAAGGTGCCTCAAAATAGATTGAGTTGGCCTATGCTTCTTGATCATCCATTTGTTAAAGAAACCTCAGAGGAGCTGGATGGCAGG GTAATGTGTGCTGCAACTTCTGCACCCAGAGAATGTGATGCAGCACGGAGGggtgaagaaaataatatgcaaGCATCAACTGGTTTGATTGCCTCAAATCCTG GTAGAAGCAATTCTGTTGCTGCTCTTGAGAACTGTAATCCTCCGAAGTCTCACAGTGATGCTGATTTAAATTGTCCTAATGCAGTCACAGGCAGCTCCTCGCCACAGGAGGAGTTCCCTGGATTTGCAAGTCCTAATGATGTTAAACAATCAG GCAATCAGATATTGGATAGATTGGAAAGCAATTCACTTACAGTTAAAGGTGCCAATATAATTGGTCAGGATAACGAAGCATTAACGATTATTCTACTACCATTGAGAAAATGGTCAAAAGAATCTCTGCATTCTTGGAG ggatcaagaTGTTCTTACTACAAGGCAGTCACTGAGAATTATTTCAAACTTAGCTGCAGCTGGTGCAACTGGTGGCCTAGTTAATGAAATACTTAGTGAACTTCTTAATTTCACTGCCAATGTAGTCAGCTTGAAATCCTCTGAACTTAGTGACTTATTAGCAAAG AGTTTCTCTATAATAAAACTACAATTAGACAATATTGGGAGTGCCATTTCAACTTCATATTTCAAGCACTGGGTTGCCTTAGCTGAAATTTTTTCACAG ATTGTTGGTGGCCATGAAGAAAACTCGGGAAGTGTTCTGTTAGAGTCCTGTGCTTGCATTGCAACCATGTTATCTGCTGTAGATGATGGTCTTAAAGCAACTTCACTGACTTTTGAGGCAGCTCCTACTCCTGTAATGCATGAAGCGATGAAGCAGATTTTGGATCATGCAAAAACATGTGGATTAGTTGAAAATTTATCTCTTTGCTTAGCAACATCAGGCTCTAGTCTCGTTTCAGGTTCTTTGAACATGTTGCGTGCTGCCTGTGAAGCTTGCAGGGCTACGTGGTCATTGATAGATGCAGTGGAAACACTTTTCAGGAAAGAGAATCTCTATTTATTTCCATTAAATTCTTTGCAAAGTCATTCTTTACCCTGTCTTGACATTCGGGACCAGGAACGAAGTTCATTGGTTGGAACAGATTCAGCAAGAATCATTGAAGCAGTGACAAGAGCATTCTTGAGATCAAAAGCTGTGCAGGTGGCAATTTTCTATTGCCTTAAGCAACGTATAGAGCCAGCCCTCTCCGCTAGTATTCAG ATCTTGTCAAGATGCTGTCTACATAATGCTATGGTTCCTGGTGTTCTTTGCGGCTTGCCTAGTTCTCTTCCTGTAACAACTGTTGTCAGTGGTGGAGGAGATAAAACTATTCTTTCAGAAATATTCGCCATTTTATCTTGGTGTGCATCTAATAAAGATCCTGAAACAAGTAACTTAAAGAGTAAATTAGCGAATTCTTCCACGGTGGTTTTAAATTCATGCCTTCTCCTTGCAATCATTGCTCAATGTTTGAAGTCAACGGGAAGAAATTCAGCCTTGTTTATGTTGACGTCCTCTCCAAAGAATCAGCTGTCCCGACTTTCTATTATTGGCCATCAGTTCTCTCTTGATgacaaaatgaaaatttcattgCAACCTCATTGTGCATCGGCTATGCTGGCTCTCGCATCAATTCTATCTCTTGAAAGTGGAGCTTCTGTTGAATCTTCCATCTCAGAAATTGCGGTGCCTTTGATTCCTCGAAGTGCCACGCTTTGTGAACACCTCAAGATTTCACCTGTGGAAGGAAATGAATTAGGTCCACGCAACATGAATATTCTCTCATATTGGCATGGCATTAGGGATGGTTGTGTGGGCTTGTTGGAATCCAGACTAAAATGGGGAGGTCCATTAGCTGTAAAACAGTTATGTGCAAGTGGCATGCCTCTGCTTCTTATTGATTTGTTAAGCAACAACCGTTCAATTACCTCTCATCAAGGAATTGATAGCACAAAGGATCAAGTCGGGTTATCCCCCATTGGGGTTGTATGGGCAGTTTCTTCAATATGTCACTGCCTTTCTGGTGGAGCTCCGATTTTTCGTCAAATTTTACTCAGGAGTGAACATGTCAAGGATATCACTGAACTAATCTCAGATGTGCATCTCAAGCTTGTGAAAAGCTGGAGCGGGCCAGGTGGAGGCAAGGATGGTGTCAGAGATGCTGTAAATGCAGTTATAGATATCTTAGCTTTTCCTTTTGTTGCTGTACAAAATACTCCTAGCTTGCCATCAGCTACCGCTTCCGTAAATAACGGGTTCCTTCTCAACATGGGTTCTCCTGGGGGAAAAATATTCATCGAAGACAAGGACATGGCTAAAGCAATTGAGGAAGACATGGGAAAGTATCTAAAAATACTTCTAGAG GTGGGATTACCTGGCATTATACTTCGCTGCGTAGAATACATGGAGTTGAAAGATCTGGGAAGGCCAGTTGCATTTCTTGCCAAAATGATCGGCCACCGACCTTTTGCTATTCAATTAATAGGCAGAGGCTTGTTAAATCCAAACATGGTGAAAAGATTGCTCGATAACATGAGTCCGAGAGAGGTCCTGCTTGATGTTTTGATGATTGTTTCCGATCTAGCACGCATGGATGAG GGTTTAGGTTTCTATGAACACATTAATGGGGCTTCTATATTGGAATTCTTGAAGAAGTTTCTGACACATGAAGATCCCAATATTCGTGCAAAAACCTGCAGTGCTCTAGGCAATATGTGTCGGCACAGCTCCTACTTCTACGGTTCGTTG GCAAGATCTCGCATCATAAGTCTTCTCATTGATCGATGTTCTGATCCAGACAAACGCACTAGGAAATTTGCATGCTTTGCT ATTGGAAATGCTGCCTACCATAATGACATGCTGTATGACGAGCTAAGAAGATCTATACCTCAACTAGCAAATTTGCTGCTGTCAGCAGAGGAAGACAAGACTAAAGCAAATGCTGCTGGTGCTTTAAGCAATCTTGTTCGCAACTCGAGCAAACTTTGTGATGACATTGTGTCTAAAGGAGCCATGCAG GCTTTACTAAAGTTGGTAGCTGACTGTTCAGCAGTAGCCCTAAACCCCATGAGGAGAGATGCTGTGAATGAATCACCATTAAAGATAGCTCTCTTTTCATTGGCAAAGATGTGTGCACATCTGCCCTGCAGACAATTCCTCCGTTCATCTGAGTTGTTTCCGGTGATTGGAAGACTTCGGCAGTCCCCAGAAGCAACAATTGCCAATTATGCCACTGTTATCATCAGGAGAGTGGCTGATAGTTGA